One segment of Chlorocebus sabaeus isolate Y175 chromosome 26, mChlSab1.0.hap1, whole genome shotgun sequence DNA contains the following:
- the MNS1 gene encoding meiosis-specific nuclear structural protein 1: MASKRRNMSCSERHQKLVDENYCKKLHVQALKNINSQIRNRMVQNENDNRVERKQFLRLLQNEQFELDMEEAIQKAEENKRLKELQLKQEEKLAMELAKLKHESLKDEKMRQQVRENSIELRELEKKLKAAYMNKERAAQIAEKDAIKYEQMKRDAEIAKTMMEEHKRIIKEENAAEDKRNKVKAQYYLDLEKQLEEQEKKKQEAYEQLLKEKLMIDEIVRKIYEEDRLEKQQKLEKMNAMRRYIEEFQKEQALWRKKKREEMEEENRKIIEFANMQQQREEDRMAKVQENEEKRLQLQNALTQKLEEMLRQREDLEQVRQELYQEEQAEIYKRKLKEEAEKKLRKQKEMKQDFEEQMALKELVLQAAKEEEENFRKTMLAKFAEDDRIELMNAQKQRMKQLEHRRAVEKLIEERRQQFLADKQHELEEWQLQQRRQGFINAIIEEERLKLLKEHATNLVGYLPKGVFKKEDDIDLLGEEFRKVYQQRSEICEEK; this comes from the exons ATG GCTTCCAAAAGGAGAAATATGAGCTGTAGTGAAAGGCATCAGAAATTAGTAGATGAAAACTACTGCAAGAAATTACATGTCCAAGCGCTAAAAAACATCAACAGTCAAATCAGGAATCGAATGGTGCAGAATGAAAATGATAACCGTGTTGAgcgcaagcagtttctcagattatTACAAAATGAACAATTTGAGTTGGATATGGAAGAGGCCATTCAAAAG gcagaagaaaacaaGAGATTGAAAGAACTCCAGctcaaacaagaagaaaaactggctatggaattggcaaaactAAAACATGAAAGTCTAAAGGACGAAAAGATGAGGCAACAAGTAAGAGAAAACAG cattGAGCTCAGAGAATTggagaagaaattaaaagcagCTTACATGAATAAAGAAAGGGCAGCTCAGATTGCTGAAAAGGATGCCATTAAATATGAACAAATG AAACGTGATGCTGAAATAGCCAAAACCATGATGGAAGAACACAAGAGAATAATAAAGGAAGAGAATGCTGCAGAAGACAAACGAAACAAAGTGAAAGCACAATACTATCTTGACTTAGAGAAACAACttgaagaacaagaaaaaaaaaagcaggaagctTATGAGCAGTTGCTAAAAGAGAAACTCATGATTGATGAAATTGTTAGGAAGATCTATGAAGAAGATCGGTT ggaaaaacaacaaaagttagaaaaaatgaatgCAATGCGAAGGTATATAGAAGAGTTTCAGAAAGAGCAGGCTctctggagaaaaaagaaacgtgaggagatggaagaagaaaacagaaaaatcatagaGTTTGCTAACATGCAGCAGCAAAGAGAAGAAGATCGGATGGCAAAAGttcaagaaaatgaggaaaaaaggcTACAGCTTCAGAATGCG ctGACACAGAAATTAGAAGAAATGCTGCGGCAACGTGAAGATTTGGAACAAGTGCGACAAGAATTATACCAGGAAGAACAAGCTGAAATATATAAGAGGAAGCTAAAA gaagaagcagaaaagaaactgagaaagcaaaaagagatGAAGCAAGATTTTGAAGAACAAATGGCCTTGAAGGAATTAGTACTACAGGCtgcaaaagaggaagaggagaactTTAGAAAAACTATGCTAGCTAAATTTGCTGAGGATGATCGGATAGAATTAATGAATGCTCAGAAACAAAGAATGAAGCAGCTGGAACACAGGAGAGCTGTGGAAAAACTTATTGAAGAGCGTCGCCAACAATTCCTTGCAGACAAA CAACATGAACTAGAAGAGTGGCAGTTGCAGCAAAGGCGGCAAGGATTTATTAATGCAATTATTGAAGAAGAAAGGCTAAAACTTCTCAAAGAGCATGCTACAAACTTAGTAGGCTATCTCCCTAAA